The proteins below come from a single Fastidiosipila sanguinis genomic window:
- a CDS encoding ABC transporter substrate-binding protein, with the protein MRNLKKILSASLALVLAVSLVACNKADDKGSQEINKSNDEVQVDPAKLDFEAENLPNYDGKGVTLSYYTVGTAPEDLKKVQDKINEYLKEKMNISVEITYMSWSDYGSNMNTIINGGEKYDIAFGSPITGVNRFIHHGLFADVSKLLPATPNLEALIPKDVWQGVTLGNGAIFGVPAYKDSSATQYWVWDEEMVNKYNIDYKNIISLDDMTPVLELLKKENPQMYPMYLNKSGINSLNFEYEPLAGGIGVLFGTTKAVNIYAEEQVQNKFRTLAKWHELGYINPDAGTLDEVPKGDNNIFSAQGFPGAEVGWGKYSHGAPVVTNPRLGPMYTSGTIQGSYMVISAGSSNQEAAIKLLERINVDKYLRNLFNYGIEGVHFEKVEGKENTVVRTEDGAKKYNVPSYSQGQFMNLYVEDPNPEDQWLKVAEQNTKAETSPILGFVFNPDSVETEIAGLENVTEKYFSALNTGSTNPDQALEDMLKEMEAVGVEKVIEEAQKQIDEFLAAKK; encoded by the coding sequence ATGAGGAATCTTAAGAAGATACTAAGTGCAAGTTTAGCTTTAGTTTTAGCAGTGTCATTAGTTGCTTGTAATAAGGCAGATGACAAGGGTAGTCAAGAGATAAACAAAAGTAATGATGAAGTTCAGGTAGATCCAGCTAAATTGGATTTTGAGGCTGAGAACTTACCTAACTACGATGGTAAAGGTGTAACTTTAAGTTACTATACAGTTGGTACTGCCCCTGAGGACCTAAAAAAGGTTCAAGATAAAATCAACGAATATCTCAAAGAAAAAATGAATATATCTGTAGAGATAACTTATATGAGTTGGAGCGACTATGGTTCAAATATGAACACTATTATTAATGGTGGAGAAAAGTACGACATAGCTTTTGGTTCTCCAATAACAGGTGTTAATAGATTTATCCATCATGGTTTATTTGCAGATGTCAGTAAACTTTTGCCTGCTACGCCTAATCTAGAAGCATTAATTCCAAAGGATGTCTGGCAAGGTGTAACTCTTGGTAATGGTGCTATATTTGGTGTCCCAGCTTATAAAGATTCATCAGCAACACAATATTGGGTTTGGGATGAAGAGATGGTCAACAAATATAATATAGATTACAAAAACATTATTTCTCTAGATGATATGACTCCAGTACTAGAGTTGCTTAAGAAAGAGAATCCTCAAATGTACCCAATGTATTTGAATAAAAGTGGAATTAATTCCCTTAACTTCGAATATGAGCCTTTAGCAGGCGGAATCGGTGTTCTCTTTGGCACCACTAAAGCAGTAAATATCTATGCAGAAGAGCAAGTTCAGAATAAATTTAGAACTTTAGCTAAATGGCATGAGTTAGGTTATATCAACCCTGATGCTGGTACTCTGGATGAAGTTCCTAAAGGAGATAATAATATTTTCTCAGCTCAAGGATTCCCAGGGGCAGAAGTAGGTTGGGGTAAATATAGTCATGGAGCGCCAGTAGTAACCAATCCTCGTTTAGGGCCTATGTATACATCAGGTACTATTCAAGGGTCATATATGGTTATAAGTGCAGGTAGTTCAAATCAAGAAGCTGCTATTAAATTGCTCGAAAGGATAAACGTAGATAAATATCTCAGAAACTTATTCAATTACGGTATAGAAGGCGTTCACTTTGAAAAAGTTGAAGGCAAAGAAAATACAGTTGTAAGAACAGAAGATGGAGCTAAGAAATATAATGTTCCTAGCTATTCTCAAGGGCAATTTATGAACTTATACGTAGAGGATCCAAACCCAGAAGATCAATGGCTAAAAGTTGCTGAGCAAAATACAAAAGCAGAAACTTCACCAATTCTAGGTTTCGTCTTTAACCCTGATAGTGTTGAAACAGAAATTGCAGGTTTAGAAAATGTTACTGAGAAATATTTCAGTGCTCTAAATACTGGTTCAACAAACCCAGATCAAGCTTTAGAAGATATGCTTAAAGAAATGGAAGCTGTGGGAGTTGAAAAAGTAATAGAAGAAGCCCAGAAACAAATTGATGAATTCTTGGCTGCGAAAAAATAA
- a CDS encoding DUF6088 family protein encodes MSSYTEIISDKINNFDSHKVFFANDFLDIASNATVRQILKRLADENKIKRVIDGFYYNPTYSELVGEYEAISVHELALAIARKYNWNIAPYDSTALNLLGLSTQVPANYKYISSGRYKEYKIGNTILEFKKVNPGEIANMSLKTATVIQAIKSIGKENINEQDIQKIRENLTDKEKADLMNQSKSASAWIYEVIREISKAENE; translated from the coding sequence ATGAGTTCATATACTGAAATAATATCTGACAAAATAAATAATTTTGACTCACATAAAGTATTTTTTGCAAATGACTTTTTAGATATTGCGTCAAATGCTACGGTTAGACAAATATTAAAAAGATTAGCAGATGAAAACAAAATTAAGCGTGTCATTGATGGCTTTTATTATAATCCAACATACAGTGAATTAGTTGGAGAGTACGAAGCAATATCAGTCCATGAGTTAGCACTAGCTATAGCAAGAAAATACAATTGGAATATTGCACCGTACGATAGCACCGCCTTAAACTTACTAGGACTTTCAACACAAGTACCAGCTAACTATAAATATATATCTAGTGGAAGATATAAAGAGTATAAAATTGGAAATACCATTCTAGAATTCAAAAAAGTAAATCCAGGCGAGATTGCTAATATGTCTTTAAAGACGGCAACTGTAATTCAGGCAATCAAGTCTATAGGTAAAGAAAATATCAATGAGCAAGATATACAAAAGATAAGAGAAAATTTAACTGATAAAGAAAAAGCAGATCTAATGAATCAATCAAAATCAGCCTCAGCATGGATATATGAAGTAATAAGAGAAATCTCTAAGGCCGAAAATGAATAA
- a CDS encoding nucleotidyl transferase AbiEii/AbiGii toxin family protein translates to MNKFYIENKEDLKVLIVNTARKKNISEVIIEKDYWVTIILDYLFNENKWKEYFTFKGGTSLSKCFGLIERFSEDIDLILDWRVLGYEEKEPWIERSNTKQDKFNKEINVKTEIFLRDKLLKVLEKDLKNLGFEFSIDRIDQQTILCKYPKIFESNYLAQNIRLEIGSLAALTPAIEVEILPIIGEAYPNVFRIKTNIRTVSAERTFWEKATILHHEANRPESSSMPHRYARHFYDLYKITNSDIKNKALEDKDLLKKVIEFKMKFYPRKWAKYEEALNGRLRLVSAEYRFSEIEKDYRAMSEMIYGNYPKFEDIIKTLKQLENEINS, encoded by the coding sequence ATGAATAAATTCTATATAGAAAACAAAGAAGATTTGAAAGTTTTAATAGTAAATACTGCAAGAAAGAAAAATATTTCTGAGGTTATTATTGAAAAAGATTATTGGGTTACTATCATCCTAGACTATCTATTTAATGAAAATAAATGGAAAGAATATTTTACTTTTAAAGGTGGAACATCTCTATCAAAATGCTTTGGACTTATTGAAAGATTCTCTGAAGATATAGATTTAATCCTGGATTGGCGAGTATTGGGCTATGAAGAAAAAGAACCATGGATAGAAAGATCAAACACTAAACAAGATAAATTTAATAAGGAAATTAATGTAAAGACAGAAATCTTCTTAAGAGATAAATTATTAAAAGTATTAGAAAAAGATCTTAAGAACTTGGGTTTTGAATTTTCCATTGATCGTATTGATCAGCAAACAATTCTTTGTAAATATCCTAAAATCTTTGAATCTAATTATTTAGCGCAAAATATAAGGCTTGAAATAGGAAGTCTTGCAGCATTAACACCTGCAATTGAAGTAGAAATCTTGCCAATAATCGGGGAGGCCTATCCGAATGTATTCAGAATAAAAACTAATATAAGGACAGTATCAGCAGAGAGAACCTTTTGGGAAAAGGCAACAATACTTCACCATGAAGCAAATAGACCAGAATCTTCTTCAATGCCACACAGATATGCTAGACATTTTTACGACTTATATAAAATTACAAATTCAGATATTAAAAACAAAGCTTTAGAAGATAAAGATTTATTAAAAAAAGTGATTGAATTTAAAATGAAGTTTTACCCTAGAAAATGGGCAAAGTATGAAGAAGCGTTAAATGGCAGATTAAGATTAGTTTCTGCTGAGTATCGTTTTTCCGAAATCGAAAAAGATTACAGGGCTATGTCAGAAATGATATATGGAAACTATCCAAAATTTGAAGATATTATAAAAACTCTTAAACAACTAGAAAATGAAATCAACTCCTAG
- a CDS encoding ECF transporter S component, whose protein sequence is MSLNGRRYPENRAGEKHAEYSGLKEKHADESSLMEKHDSNRSNLSESKVRQVHNARKVTLKNLSMAGLFIALSLLGANVKFWGNTIALDSAPGFLAALLLGSGYGGFVGATGHLFSALISGMPLSPVVHMITAISMAVVMMLHGFLARKFGNGLGAIVIRVLVAILMNSVVATLPLIPILAWGMIVSLWVPLAIATTVNVLIAEFAYFFWRKNRNEI, encoded by the coding sequence ATGAGCTTGAATGGGAGAAGGTATCCAGAAAATAGAGCTGGGGAAAAACATGCTGAATATAGTGGCTTAAAGGAAAAGCACGCTGATGAAAGTAGTTTAATGGAAAAGCACGATAGTAATAGGAGCAACTTATCAGAATCGAAAGTTAGACAAGTTCATAATGCACGCAAAGTGACACTCAAAAACCTTAGTATGGCAGGGCTATTTATTGCTCTAAGTTTGTTGGGAGCCAATGTTAAATTTTGGGGCAATACCATTGCATTAGATTCAGCACCAGGGTTTTTGGCAGCTCTTTTGTTGGGGTCAGGTTATGGTGGGTTCGTTGGTGCAACAGGCCATCTATTCAGTGCCTTGATTTCTGGTATGCCTTTATCCCCAGTTGTTCATATGATTACCGCTATATCTATGGCTGTTGTAATGATGCTTCATGGATTCTTAGCCAGAAAATTTGGCAATGGCTTGGGAGCGATTGTAATAAGAGTGCTTGTTGCAATTCTAATGAATAGTGTTGTCGCCACTTTGCCATTAATTCCAATTTTAGCCTGGGGTATGATTGTGAGCTTGTGGGTACCTTTGGCTATTGCGACTACTGTGAACGTCTTGATTGCAGAGTTTGCTTACTTCTTTTGGCGAAAAAATCGTAATGAGATTTAG
- a CDS encoding sugar O-acetyltransferase produces MSSKNRDKAREKFANMTEAEKAEYSFRSKQKYQHAGIVHLPAGKKFFELQESRQAILDKYNATSNSSKKVREDLLREMFAECGENVYVEPPLNANFGGYHVHVGDNVYMNSNVTFVDDTHIYIGAYTMIGPNVVIATAGHPISPELRRQGMQFNAPVHVGENVWLGAGVTIMPGVKIGDNSVIGAGSVVTKDIPANVVAFGNPCRVYRDITDYDDKYYKISGEVREIDQDVIAEELELRGY; encoded by the coding sequence ATGTCTAGTAAAAATAGGGACAAAGCAAGAGAGAAATTTGCAAATATGACTGAAGCAGAAAAAGCAGAATATTCTTTTAGAAGTAAGCAGAAATATCAACATGCTGGAATTGTTCATTTACCTGCTGGTAAGAAATTCTTCGAACTGCAAGAAAGTAGACAAGCAATTTTGGACAAATATAATGCTACCAGTAATAGCAGCAAGAAAGTTAGAGAAGACTTGCTTAGAGAAATGTTCGCTGAATGTGGAGAAAATGTATATGTTGAACCACCTCTCAATGCAAACTTTGGTGGGTACCATGTTCACGTAGGCGATAACGTCTATATGAACTCTAACGTTACTTTTGTCGATGACACACATATATATATTGGAGCGTATACAATGATTGGACCTAATGTTGTAATTGCTACTGCAGGACACCCAATTTCACCAGAGTTGAGACGTCAAGGAATGCAGTTTAATGCTCCTGTCCATGTTGGCGAAAATGTATGGCTTGGAGCTGGAGTTACAATAATGCCAGGTGTAAAGATTGGTGATAATTCAGTTATTGGTGCAGGTAGTGTAGTAACTAAGGATATTCCAGCAAACGTGGTTGCTTTTGGTAATCCTTGTAGAGTTTATAGAGATATTACTGATTATGATGATAAATATTATAAGATCTCTGGTGAGGTTAGAGAAATTGATCAAGATGTAATCGCAGAGGAGCTTGAACTAAGAGGTTACTAG
- the glsA gene encoding glutaminase A → MNFNISEFESDITTALNNSRSKLSTGKVVDYIPELSTANPEHLGFMLKTVDNQKFSCGDTDIKFTIQSISKVAALIIAIETFSYDFVFDKVGMEASSAPFTELSTLDTAPHKPNNPFINAGAIVIASMLESKYTIEEAIEIIGKYCSNPNLEIEMDVYNSEVSSNSRNHSLTWELKNLNLLSSTPSKSLEFYTRLCAINLSLEDLTNFATLLANYGKDPETGEQIISAKTVKVVLSIMFTCGLYNGTGSFAVKAGLAAKSGVSGGVIYVKPQEFGIATFGPALDANGNSIGGLDLVEQLSQKYNWHIFSENS, encoded by the coding sequence ATGAATTTTAATATTTCAGAATTTGAATCAGATATTACTACAGCCCTGAATAACTCTCGCTCTAAGTTGAGCACGGGAAAAGTTGTCGACTACATTCCAGAGTTGTCCACAGCTAATCCGGAGCACTTGGGGTTCATGCTTAAGACAGTGGATAATCAAAAATTCTCCTGTGGTGATACTGATATCAAGTTTACAATCCAAAGCATCTCAAAAGTCGCTGCTCTAATTATTGCTATAGAGACTTTTTCCTATGATTTTGTTTTTGATAAAGTCGGTATGGAAGCATCTTCTGCGCCATTTACTGAGCTAAGTACTCTTGACACCGCTCCACATAAGCCTAATAACCCTTTCATCAACGCTGGAGCCATAGTTATTGCCTCTATGCTAGAGAGCAAATATACAATTGAGGAAGCTATAGAAATTATAGGCAAATATTGCTCCAATCCAAATTTAGAAATAGAAATGGATGTTTACAATTCTGAAGTAAGTAGTAATTCTCGTAACCACTCACTTACATGGGAACTCAAGAATTTGAATCTCCTCAGCTCTACCCCTAGTAAATCATTGGAATTTTACACACGTCTTTGTGCTATTAACTTATCTCTCGAAGATTTAACTAACTTCGCTACTCTTCTAGCTAATTATGGCAAAGACCCTGAAACTGGCGAGCAAATTATTTCTGCTAAAACTGTAAAAGTAGTCCTTAGCATCATGTTTACATGTGGATTATATAATGGTACCGGTAGTTTTGCTGTCAAAGCTGGCTTAGCTGCCAAAAGTGGCGTCTCAGGTGGAGTGATCTATGTAAAACCACAAGAATTTGGCATTGCTACCTTCGGCCCAGCACTTGATGCTAATGGAAACAGTATCGGTGGATTAGACTTGGTTGAGCAGCTATCCCAAAAATACAATTGGCATATATTTTCCGAAAATAGCTAA
- a CDS encoding MalY/PatB family protein: MSSKFNFDEIVDRRGTTAEKWNINEGELPMWVADMDFKAAPVVIETMQEIVNHGIFGYDFVPKSFYESVQNWLKRKHNVDVETWEIIYTDGVIPAIRSSMRALANEGDGVVMFTPTYNNFYTSIFYNNLELIDCPLDYKAGEYTINWDNLEEALSKDENKIFLFCNPQNPIGMNYNLDDLERIAKLCKKHNVYMFCDEIHADLIHPGEEHFSASNIALDAQDNLLVFNSVTKSFNLAGMKAAYVICRNQELKAKLERRFEQDKAMEINSFGVKVTEACYSKEGEEWLDALNEYLAENRKLLETRLTEAFPDLIFSKANATYLAWINTSNYAQDSKHMADFMRFKTGLFVQAGEIYGQTGYKFIRWNYACPREMLEDGINRFIESLKEYQELGISYVMD, encoded by the coding sequence ATGTCTAGCAAGTTTAATTTTGATGAGATTGTAGACAGAAGAGGTACTACAGCAGAAAAATGGAACATTAATGAAGGTGAATTACCAATGTGGGTTGCGGATATGGATTTCAAGGCAGCTCCAGTTGTAATAGAAACAATGCAAGAAATTGTTAATCATGGGATTTTCGGTTATGACTTCGTTCCAAAGAGCTTCTATGAATCAGTTCAAAATTGGTTAAAACGTAAACATAATGTTGATGTAGAGACTTGGGAAATTATTTATACCGATGGTGTAATACCAGCAATACGTTCCTCTATGCGTGCTTTAGCTAATGAAGGTGATGGAGTAGTAATGTTTACACCAACTTACAATAACTTCTATACGTCAATTTTCTACAATAATTTAGAATTAATTGACTGTCCACTAGACTATAAAGCCGGTGAATATACAATTAACTGGGATAACTTGGAAGAAGCTTTGTCCAAAGATGAGAACAAAATTTTCTTGTTCTGTAATCCTCAAAACCCAATCGGTATGAACTACAACCTGGATGATCTAGAAAGAATTGCTAAACTTTGCAAGAAGCATAACGTTTACATGTTCTGTGATGAAATTCATGCAGATCTTATTCACCCAGGTGAAGAACATTTCTCTGCAAGTAATATTGCTCTAGATGCTCAAGATAATTTACTAGTATTTAACTCAGTAACAAAATCCTTTAACCTAGCTGGTATGAAAGCTGCTTATGTAATCTGCAGAAACCAAGAGCTAAAGGCTAAGTTGGAGAGAAGATTCGAGCAAGACAAAGCTATGGAAATTAACTCATTTGGTGTTAAGGTCACAGAAGCTTGCTATAGCAAAGAAGGTGAAGAGTGGCTAGATGCTCTTAACGAATACCTCGCTGAAAATAGAAAACTTCTTGAAACGAGATTAACAGAAGCATTCCCTGATTTGATTTTCAGCAAAGCTAATGCTACATATCTAGCTTGGATTAATACTTCTAACTATGCTCAAGATAGTAAACATATGGCTGATTTTATGAGATTTAAGACAGGACTATTCGTACAGGCTGGTGAGATTTATGGTCAAACTGGATACAAATTTATCCGTTGGAACTATGCTTGCCCAAGAGAAATGCTAGAAGATGGAATTAATAGATTCATTGAAAGTTTGAAAGAGTATCAAGAGCTAGGAATTAGTTACGTGATGGATTAG
- a CDS encoding LacI family DNA-binding transcriptional regulator, translating to MDIDKNQNRQATMKDVAERANVSTATVSYVLNYSDKKKISHETRLKVFKAAEELNYVTDKSARSLALKRYSDVKHEKGIVGLIVDIDEHSSWTKKSIYYEFFNLLAAGLRQSGYELVEILYKNVDQALKEKHDYDLILLYELTLEDAQALTQEFFVPVASIETPLFNILFHEVNFDFLHLFEDLSQRAKYLCIEDFVNDRVYEIASKFIHPDNILVNTSEESLELFFDKENIQDEKIIVVGEALALKVRRFVDEKQMIVVCYSESGTKLFPNSEVLLFDLNKIVKETCFLVEKLLELKGREVDHIIYIPAEIVKRN from the coding sequence ATGGATATCGATAAAAATCAAAATCGTCAGGCTACAATGAAAGACGTTGCAGAACGAGCCAATGTTTCTACAGCAACAGTTTCTTATGTTTTGAATTATTCAGATAAAAAGAAAATAAGTCATGAGACAAGGTTGAAGGTTTTCAAAGCCGCTGAAGAACTAAACTATGTAACAGATAAATCAGCGAGAAGTCTGGCGCTTAAGAGGTATAGTGATGTCAAACACGAGAAAGGTATAGTTGGCTTAATTGTAGATATTGATGAGCATAGCTCCTGGACCAAGAAATCAATTTATTATGAATTCTTTAACCTCCTTGCTGCTGGTTTGAGACAAAGTGGATATGAATTGGTTGAAATACTTTACAAGAATGTAGATCAAGCGCTAAAAGAAAAACATGATTATGATTTGATACTCTTGTACGAACTCACACTAGAAGATGCCCAGGCTTTAACACAAGAGTTTTTTGTCCCAGTCGCAAGTATTGAGACTCCACTATTTAATATTTTGTTTCATGAGGTGAACTTTGACTTCTTGCATCTATTTGAAGATTTGAGTCAAAGAGCAAAATATCTCTGTATAGAAGACTTTGTAAATGATAGAGTCTATGAGATCGCCAGTAAATTTATCCATCCAGATAATATTCTGGTTAATACAAGTGAGGAAAGTTTGGAGCTTTTCTTTGATAAAGAAAATATTCAAGATGAAAAAATAATTGTTGTTGGTGAGGCGTTAGCGCTGAAAGTTCGACGTTTTGTCGATGAGAAACAAATGATAGTCGTTTGCTACAGTGAAAGTGGCACGAAATTATTCCCTAATAGCGAGGTACTGCTCTTTGACCTGAACAAGATTGTTAAAGAAACATGTTTCCTAGTTGAGAAATTGCTAGAACTTAAGGGTCGTGAAGTAGATCACATCATTTATATACCTGCAGAAATAGTGAAGAGAAATTAG
- the trhA gene encoding PAQR family membrane homeostasis protein TrhA, whose translation MSNNETNTPIRHRDTHFYRILNEVLNSVTHGFGFGAAVTATVFLIIKGVAHGSALEITAYTIYGVSMCLMFLFSTLYHSLKFTKAEKVFHILDHSGIFFLIAGTYTPYTLISIGGALGITIFVIEWVLAIVGIFGKIFKWKFVMKYSTWIYAAMGWVALFALKPLFENMGLGGALWLLGGGLIYTIGIIFYGLGKRRNIPYAHVVWHIFVFLAAVAMFISIYVYV comes from the coding sequence ATGTCAAATAATGAAACAAATACACCAATTCGTCACAGAGATACTCATTTTTATAGAATTCTAAATGAGGTACTAAACTCTGTAACTCATGGATTTGGATTCGGAGCAGCCGTAACTGCAACAGTTTTCTTAATAATTAAAGGCGTGGCTCATGGAAGTGCTCTAGAAATTACTGCCTATACTATCTACGGTGTAAGTATGTGCTTAATGTTCTTATTCTCAACCTTATATCACAGCTTAAAATTCACCAAAGCAGAAAAGGTCTTCCACATTCTAGATCACAGTGGTATTTTTTTCCTTATCGCTGGAACCTATACACCTTACACATTAATTAGCATCGGCGGAGCCCTTGGAATTACAATATTCGTAATCGAGTGGGTATTAGCTATAGTGGGTATATTCGGTAAAATTTTTAAATGGAAATTTGTTATGAAGTATTCTACTTGGATATATGCAGCTATGGGTTGGGTCGCACTCTTTGCCCTTAAACCTTTATTTGAAAACATGGGTCTTGGTGGCGCTCTCTGGCTATTAGGTGGAGGACTAATTTACACCATTGGAATTATTTTTTACGGCTTAGGTAAAAGAAGAAATATTCCATACGCACATGTTGTTTGGCATATATTTGTCTTCCTCGCAGCTGTAGCTATGTTTATTTCTATTTATGTTTACGTGTAG
- a CDS encoding ClC family H(+)/Cl(-) exchange transporter gives MIKNFSKQIKYLRTVFILILTGISTGIVIGLFKEAIHFLSKHVMDLFRKSSGNILYSFLIVVAFILLGTFIYFLTKKDPNINGSGIPVIYGMIDDKIEVNSPKTLINKFIASTLTIGSGLTLGREGPSVQIAGLIGDIAHELSESKENKRYFIGSSAGAGIAVAFNAPMAGLLFTIEEIFKKTNRKVFVFSTLTVFSAVVTADLCFGNRPALIDIPNFEVMDISMLGLIIILGIFAGLSGVLFNYVVISSKKVFAKIKIHPYLKYLIPFVLTAIVLLLDIELFSSSEPFIFLPLTGNKKLAEIIILYLLKILLLSCAFGVGVPGGSLVPLLVIGSLLGNIVATSFVMLGLLDASYILAFTMLAMCGHFSAIVRTPITAIILILEMTGGAFNYLLGLAVVSLVAYSVAEVCNSKPFYDKLYELLLEK, from the coding sequence ATGATCAAAAATTTTTCAAAACAAATAAAATATTTGAGAACCGTCTTTATTCTAATTTTAACGGGTATATCTACTGGTATTGTGATAGGTCTTTTCAAAGAAGCAATACACTTTCTTTCAAAACACGTAATGGATTTATTTAGAAAATCTTCCGGCAATATTTTATATTCATTTCTTATTGTTGTTGCCTTCATACTGCTAGGTACATTTATCTATTTTCTGACTAAGAAAGATCCTAATATTAATGGATCTGGTATTCCAGTTATATACGGCATGATAGATGATAAAATCGAGGTAAATTCTCCTAAAACGCTTATAAATAAATTCATAGCAAGCACCCTCACAATAGGATCCGGACTAACTTTAGGTAGAGAAGGTCCTTCCGTTCAAATAGCAGGACTAATAGGAGACATTGCTCATGAGCTTAGCGAGTCCAAAGAAAACAAAAGATATTTCATCGGTTCATCTGCTGGAGCAGGAATTGCGGTAGCCTTTAATGCTCCCATGGCAGGATTGCTTTTTACAATTGAAGAAATTTTTAAGAAAACTAATAGAAAAGTTTTTGTATTCTCAACTTTAACTGTATTTTCTGCCGTTGTTACTGCTGATCTTTGTTTTGGTAATAGACCTGCTCTAATAGATATTCCGAATTTTGAGGTCATGGATATATCAATGCTTGGACTTATAATTATTCTAGGTATTTTTGCTGGCCTTTCAGGAGTACTGTTTAATTATGTTGTTATCTCTTCCAAAAAAGTTTTTGCCAAGATAAAAATTCACCCTTACCTCAAGTACCTTATACCTTTTGTGCTTACTGCAATAGTTTTGTTGCTTGATATTGAACTCTTTTCTTCCAGCGAACCCTTTATATTTTTGCCATTAACTGGAAATAAGAAATTAGCAGAAATTATCATTCTATATTTGCTGAAAATCTTGCTCTTATCCTGTGCTTTTGGCGTAGGTGTACCCGGAGGAAGTCTTGTTCCATTACTGGTTATAGGGTCTCTGCTAGGAAATATTGTTGCTACAAGCTTTGTAATGTTAGGCTTACTCGATGCTTCTTATATTCTAGCTTTCACAATGCTAGCAATGTGTGGACATTTCTCAGCAATTGTCAGGACACCGATCACAGCAATTATTCTGATTCTAGAAATGACTGGAGGAGCCTTTAATTACTTATTGGGCCTTGCCGTAGTAAGCCTTGTAGCATATAGCGTGGCTGAGGTATGCAACTCTAAACCATTCTATGACAAACTATATGAGCTTCTTTTAGAAAAATAA